A window of [Clostridium] innocuum genomic DNA:
GTGATATTGCTGATTTTTGTAAAGGAATCTCCGATCTCTTCTTTGTAGAATACATGATAGCCATCTGTATCCTTCATGTTTTTCCAGGATAAGCTTATGGAGCGGTAACCGCCGGACGCCTTTACATCATCCGGTGCTGCCGGCTTACTGCTGGTCTGTGGCGTCAATGTTATCGGTGCAGAATACCCGCTTTTCCAATCACAGTTCACAGACTGTACAGAAACCATATACTCCTTTTTGTTTTCCAGCTTGTCCTTTTTAAATTGTGTGACGGTCACACTTGGTACCGTTGTTTTGACAACCTCACGGTATCCGTCTGCCTCAATTCGCACCTCATAGCCCGTTACGTTTCTCTCCGGAGTCCATGAAACTGTGAATTTTTTATCTCCGGCAGTTCCCTGCAGATTTTTCGGTATATTCATCTCCGGCTCCGGAATACGTGTTTCCATGTCATTTAGAAATTCAACCTTGGAAATCTCGACCAGACTACCCTGCGCCTGTGTCGTTTTGGTTACCTTAATCGTCACCTTTTTCACTGCAATCTGATCACCGAGATGCACAATCAGATTTCCCCTCACATCCATTTCCACATAAGGAGAGGACGCAGCACGACGGGAACGGTAGTAATTTACAATTGGCACCTGCAACGGCTCATCCTGTCCCTCGATTTCAACAAGAATCATTCCATCCGCAATTTTGTTTACACTCTCAAGCGGTGCCTGAATGGTAAAGCCTTCCATGCGGATCGGGTTTTCATTCTGCTGAAAATCAAAGGTCAGCTGCAACGGATGGTCTGTGCTGATCGCCTGTCCGTCGGCATGTTTCAACGTCACAGCAGATTCCGCAGCCAATACATCCTCCAGCTTTCCGGAAACGAGTTGCGTTCCCGCTTCAATGGAAACACCTACAGCGCTTTTTGGAACTCTTCGTTCTATAGCGGAGGTTTGCTGCTTATATTCCCTGCGCTCATCATAGAGCCTCTGTAAATCCGCAAGATCCACCGTTCCATCCTGATTGATATCATAAATGCTGTCCGCACTTCCCCGATCCAGCGCATCTACGAAATCCTTGATTTGTACATTCGATGCCGCATATGCCAGCAATCCCGGCTGTACATCCTCAAACAGCTGCGGTGCTGTACCAAGATACAGCTGAATGCTTTGATCATACCCGTCCATCTGAAATATCTGCTCATATGTTCGATACCCTTTCGCAGCCACCTGCAGCGTATAGGTGCCTTTCGGAAGATTTTCGAAAACAGCAGATACAGCGGAAGCTCCCTGCGCAGCCTCCAGAACAGCAGTTCTTGTTTCCTCCTCACTGCCGTGCTTCAGCGTCAGTTGAAAGCTCTGACGCTCAGACAATCCTTTACCTGTTAAAAAGAAACGGTAATACTGCCGTTGATCTGTTTTCGAACAGGCTCCTCTTTGCCCTCATTGCTATTTTGTTCTATGGGAGTTGTTCGTGGTTTCTCATCTTTTTGATCCTGCGTCTGCGTTTCTTCCTCCGAAACATTCTGTACCGGCTGTTCCTGTTCTACAGCTGCTTCCGGTTGCGGTTCCACATTCTGCACCTGCACTTCATCTGACACTTCTGCAGGTCCTTCAGACTCTGTTTCAGCCTTCATATAGCCGGAAGAAGAACCAAGTGTTAGTTGCATCAGCATACATCCAGCCAGGATCAGGGAAAACCATCGTTTCATAACTCTCCACCCCTTTCTCTGTAAGAGCTGCACAGATAACCATATGCAGCATTACTGTAAAATTATAACCGTTTTTGCTTTCTTAAGGCAATAAAAAAGCTCTTTTTTTATCAAATAGGTTATAATTTAAGCTATAAAACTAACATAAAAAAAACAAATGCTTCGCAAAGGTTATGCTTTATGTATATTTGCTGTGATCAGGAGAGCAGATATATGATGGTATGAGAATTTCAGTCTTTAAAAAAACAATGCACATCGTCAGCCTGATAAAAAAAGCTGCGGGAGTATACTCACACACAGCTGTATTTCTGTTTCATTGAAAATTCTGAAATTCTATATAACAATCAGCTTATTCTGTACGCAGGGCGGTAACCGGATCCTCCTGAGCCGCCTTCTTCGATGGGATCAAACCGCCAATCAGTGTCAGAATGACACTCAGGACAATCAATATGACACCGCCTGCCAGCGGTAAAGCAGCACTGACCTCCACATTTCCTGCCAGATGGTGAATGAGCATATTGCCAGGTATGAGCAGCAGCAGGGTGATTATGATTCCAAGCAGACCTGCCAGCAGACCAATGATGAATGTCTCCGCATTGAATACCTGCGAAATATTTTTCTTGGAGGCACCGATTGCACGCAGAATACCGATTTCCTTCTTTCGTTCCAGTACACTGATATAGGTGATAACACCAATCATGATGGACGATACCACAAGTGAGATGGCGACAAAGGCGATCAGTACATAGCTGATAACATTGATAATATCAGTCACCGAGGACATCAGTGTACCCACATAATCGGTATAGGAAATCACCTTGTCCTCATCCACCTTCTCCATATTTGCATTATAGCCATCCAGTACATCGATCACCTTCTGCTTACTTTCAAAATTCTTCGGATAGATGCTGATGCCGCCCGGCTTATCCAGATCGGCATATCCCAGATTTTTTAAATTACCGTCATAGGAGGAGACCTCTGTGGTCATAAGGGACATCATCAGCTCGGAAAGCTCTTCTTCATTCATATTCATTTTGATTGCCTTGGAAAATACGCTTGCGTCGATCTGAATTGCATCCTGCATACTGCTTGCAAGATTTCCAAGCTGGCTCTGCAGCTGTGTGCTCAATTCCTTTTGCAGCTGTGCTGTGAGTGTGGATGTATACTGTGTCATGATCGTCTGCATCTGCTTCTGCAGCTGTGCTTCAAACTGCCCGGTCAATCCGCTTTGCTGTAGCAGCGTGCTCATTTCCTTCTGAATCAGCGCCTGTGCAGAATCGCTCTGCAGATAGGCAAGGAAATATTCATTCATCCTGGTGGGATCAAGCAGTGCATGCTCGACCATATATTTCTGAAAATCCGTCTGCAATGCCGTTGCCAGCGACTGCAGCTGCTCCTGTGAAATCTGAACATCAAGACTGGACAGGATCCCTTGAAAATCAATCTGCGGCAGCTTGGACATATCCATCTTGATACCACTGAGATCAAGCTTGGACATATCCATATTCAGCTTACTCTGATCAAAGGAAAAGGCCTGCTTCAGCATCTGTGTATCCACCGTGAATAACGAATTCATATCGAATGCTTTGCTGCTTTTGTCTGTAAATGACTTCCCGGTAAATACATCCGTATTCGGCTTTGCCAGCTGTTTCTTCACGATTTCACTGTTCTTGGCCTGTTCGATCACATGCATCGTCAGCTCGGCCGGATAGCCGATTCCTGCCTTCAGCATCGTCGCGGTCGCTGAGCTGCTTGGCTGAACTACACCGACGATTTTTACATCTTCACCGTTTTGAACCAGCTGCTTCATATATTTCTTATCTTCTGTTTTATCCTTATACACATGATAGGTTTTATCATATACATAATAATCAGCGGCATCGACAAGCTTATAGGTGGTTCCCACAAGCTCCTCATAGCTGTAGGAGCGGCTCTCATCCGGAACGTTTACCTTCTCATCTCTGGAGAACTGCTCCACCATTTTGTCAAGCTCCTTATAGTCGCGAAGCCCCAGTGTGTACAGCATAAAATCATTGATATTGCCATTCTTTGTCAGAACGAGTACACATTCATTATACTGCTTCGGCCATCTCCCTGCCTTGATATCGTATTGATCCTCATACAGCCCGGTATCCTGCGGCATCTGATAAAAC
This region includes:
- a CDS encoding ABC transporter ATP-binding protein/permease, with product MLQIKNIYKQYQTGSLIQKALDGVSLNLRDNEFVAILGPSGSGKTTLLNIIGGLDRYDQGDLIINGISTKKYRDRDWDSYRNHTIGFVFQSYNLIPHQTVLANVELALTISGISKAERREKARKALEEVGLGNQGHKKPNQMSGGQMQRVAIARALVNDPDILLADEPTGALDSETSVQVMNLLKEVAKDRLVVMVTHNPELAQDYATRIVSLRDGRIRSDSNPYAVSEEGLEPPKHETMGKSSMSFLTSLSLSFNNLRTKKARTILTSFAGSIGIIGIALILSLSNGVNQYIQSIEEETLSEYPLQIQSTGFDITSMMTDAHPGQKQGDDEEDKIHVSQMITNMFSKIGSNDLTSLKQYLDSGKTDIEEHTNSIEYTYTVAPQIYSTKTDTVRQVHPDTSFSSLGFGSSSNTNSMMSSMMSTDVFYQMPQDTGLYEDQYDIKAGRWPKQYNECVLVLTKNGNINDFMLYTLGLRDYKELDKMVEQFSRDEKVNVPDESRSYSYEELVGTTYKLVDAADYYVYDKTYHVYKDKTEDKKYMKQLVQNGEDVKIVGVVQPSSSATATMLKAGIGYPAELTMHVIEQAKNSEIVKKQLAKPNTDVFTGKSFTDKSSKAFDMNSLFTVDTQMLKQAFSFDQSKLNMDMSKLDLSGIKMDMSKLPQIDFQGILSSLDVQISQEQLQSLATALQTDFQKYMVEHALLDPTRMNEYFLAYLQSDSAQALIQKEMSTLLQQSGLTGQFEAQLQKQMQTIMTQYTSTLTAQLQKELSTQLQSQLGNLASSMQDAIQIDASVFSKAIKMNMNEEELSELMMSLMTTEVSSYDGNLKNLGYADLDKPGGISIYPKNFESKQKVIDVLDGYNANMEKVDEDKVISYTDYVGTLMSSVTDIINVISYVLIAFVAISLVVSSIMIGVITYISVLERKKEIGILRAIGASKKNISQVFNAETFIIGLLAGLLGIIITLLLLIPGNMLIHHLAGNVEVSAALPLAGGVILIVLSVILTLIGGLIPSKKAAQEDPVTALRTE